A genomic region of Nostoc sp. UHCC 0702 contains the following coding sequences:
- a CDS encoding carbohydrate porin: MNGKVWIVAWLIFAGFHAAAQKAIAQDYRDTIVDQNIYFNSPSTPTDSTSVEEQTLQANTEPMAQITSVSQFSDVEPTDWAFQALQSLVERYGCIAGYPDEKYRGNRAVSRYEFAAGVNACLDSINQIISAATSSKELVTRQDLATLQRLQTEFTAELTTLRGRVDSLESRNAEIAANQFSTTTKLFGLHVIGIQGRTSNRGDVNPRDGIRDTDDGGTNTNVISLSQLSLISQFSPRSYLFTSLLFGQGGSAPRFDNNDVTRDRVSRNDVILGYEFPTDNLIINDLHYHWLVTDNFAVMVGTNNVSMPTAFRGPNRVESAATGPLSLFAQRNPILNMGFGHGGIAVDWQFTKRASLQAIYTSFNPGNPGERSGLFDGTTTTGVQLLLTPTDTFDVSLYYVNNYSSDGCLLTFVGDECLTTVSSSTVKSAPLQTNAVGATVNWQISPSFNLGAWGGYTNSYIPGRSGTVETTNYMVFANFPDLFGKGNLGGIYIGQPPKITTSTLPVGNNVPDFINTGLGRAGGQPGTTTHIEAFYRFRVTDNLSITPGIIHILEPGHSSDSDPVTIGILRSTFTF; the protein is encoded by the coding sequence ATGAACGGCAAAGTCTGGATAGTTGCATGGCTAATATTTGCGGGATTTCACGCAGCCGCGCAAAAAGCCATTGCCCAAGATTACAGAGATACCATAGTAGACCAAAATATATATTTCAACTCACCATCTACGCCGACAGACTCTACCTCTGTTGAAGAACAGACTTTACAAGCAAATACCGAACCGATGGCACAAATCACATCGGTATCCCAGTTTTCTGATGTAGAACCCACAGATTGGGCATTCCAAGCATTGCAGTCTTTGGTAGAACGCTACGGGTGCATTGCCGGTTATCCAGATGAGAAATATCGAGGTAATCGAGCAGTGAGTCGCTATGAATTTGCTGCTGGTGTGAATGCTTGCTTAGATAGCATCAATCAAATCATATCAGCTGCTACATCAAGCAAAGAATTAGTGACCCGCCAAGATTTAGCAACTTTGCAAAGATTACAAACAGAATTTACTGCTGAATTAACAACTTTGCGGGGTCGAGTTGATAGTTTAGAAAGCCGCAACGCCGAAATTGCAGCCAATCAATTTTCTACCACAACTAAACTCTTTGGACTGCATGTAATTGGTATTCAAGGACGCACCAGTAATCGTGGTGATGTTAATCCTAGAGATGGTATTAGAGATACAGATGATGGCGGCACAAACACTAATGTTATATCCTTGAGCCAGCTGAGCTTAATAAGTCAATTTAGCCCTCGTAGTTACTTATTCACAAGTTTGTTATTTGGTCAGGGTGGGTCTGCACCGAGATTTGACAATAATGATGTTACACGCGATCGCGTTTCTCGCAATGACGTGATATTGGGCTATGAATTTCCTACCGATAACTTAATTATCAATGACCTGCATTATCATTGGCTAGTCACTGATAACTTCGCAGTCATGGTAGGAACAAACAACGTGAGTATGCCTACTGCTTTCCGAGGGCCAAATCGAGTGGAAAGCGCTGCTACAGGGCCATTATCTTTGTTTGCTCAAAGAAATCCAATTCTCAATATGGGGTTTGGCCACGGTGGAATAGCCGTAGATTGGCAATTTACTAAACGTGCTAGTTTGCAAGCAATTTATACTAGTTTTAATCCTGGTAATCCCGGTGAACGCAGTGGTTTGTTTGATGGCACCACGACTACAGGTGTGCAATTGTTGTTAACGCCCACTGATACCTTTGATGTTAGTTTGTATTATGTAAATAATTATTCTTCAGATGGTTGTTTACTCACCTTTGTCGGTGACGAATGCTTAACTACAGTTAGTAGCAGCACAGTCAAATCAGCGCCCTTACAAACTAATGCTGTTGGTGCTACCGTCAATTGGCAAATTTCGCCCAGCTTTAATTTAGGTGCGTGGGGAGGTTACACTAATTCCTATATTCCTGGGCGATCGGGAACTGTAGAAACGACGAATTATATGGTATTTGCCAATTTCCCTGATTTGTTTGGTAAGGGAAATTTGGGCGGCATTTATATCGGACAACCACCTAAAATTACCACTAGCACCTTACCTGTCGGTAACAATGTGCCTGACTTTATCAATACAGGTTTAGGACGTGCAGGGGGACAGCCAGGAACAACTACTCATATTGAGGCATTTTATCGTTTCCGAGTCACAGATAACCTCAGCATTACTCCAGGTATAATTCATATCTTGGAGCCGGGACATTCATCAGATAGTGACCCCGTTACCATCGGCATCCTACGGAGTACTTTTACTTTTTAG
- a CDS encoding threonine synthase, which yields MTVSLSVPKSHRQPWPGLIEAYREYLPVSEKTPVVTLLEGNTPLIPVPAIADLIGRQVRVFVKYDGLNPTGSFKDRGMTMAISQAKESGAKAVICASTGNTSAAAAAYAKRGGMSAFVLIPDGYVALGKLAQALLYGAEVLAIKGNFDQALEIVRKMAESYPITLVNSVNPYRLEGQKTAAFEIVDVLGDAPDWLCIPVGNAGNITAYWMGFCQYHQVGKCDRLPKMMGFQAAGAAPLVMGKPVAHPETLATAIRIGNPASWEKAMAAQSASQGNFHAVTDAEIIDAYRLLASSEGIFCEPASAASVAGLLQVKDQVPTGATVVCVLTGNGLKDPDTAIKHSQSQFKQGIEAELGAVAKAMGF from the coding sequence GTGACTGTGAGCTTGTCTGTTCCTAAATCTCATCGCCAACCCTGGCCCGGACTGATAGAAGCCTATCGTGAGTACCTGCCTGTTAGTGAAAAAACGCCTGTTGTCACCTTGTTAGAGGGTAACACTCCGCTGATTCCGGTGCCGGCGATCGCAGATCTAATTGGCAGACAAGTACGTGTGTTTGTGAAATACGATGGTCTGAACCCCACTGGTAGCTTCAAAGACCGGGGTATGACGATGGCAATTTCTCAAGCCAAGGAAAGCGGGGCAAAGGCGGTAATCTGTGCTAGCACGGGTAATACCTCCGCAGCCGCAGCGGCCTATGCCAAACGTGGGGGTATGAGTGCTTTTGTACTGATTCCCGATGGCTATGTGGCGTTAGGGAAGTTGGCACAGGCGTTGCTGTATGGGGCTGAAGTACTGGCAATTAAAGGTAATTTTGACCAAGCACTGGAAATTGTCCGCAAGATGGCAGAAAGCTATCCCATAACTTTGGTGAATTCTGTCAATCCCTACCGCTTAGAAGGGCAGAAAACAGCAGCTTTTGAAATTGTCGATGTGCTGGGTGATGCGCCTGATTGGTTGTGCATCCCTGTGGGCAATGCGGGGAATATCACAGCATATTGGATGGGTTTTTGTCAATATCACCAAGTGGGAAAATGCGATCGCTTACCCAAGATGATGGGATTCCAAGCAGCAGGTGCAGCGCCTTTAGTCATGGGTAAACCAGTAGCCCATCCCGAAACCTTAGCCACAGCAATTCGCATTGGCAACCCTGCCAGTTGGGAAAAAGCGATGGCAGCCCAATCAGCAAGTCAGGGAAATTTCCACGCTGTGACTGATGCGGAAATTATTGATGCGTATCGACTTTTAGCTTCATCCGAAGGTATTTTCTGCGAACCTGCTAGTGCTGCTTCCGTAGCAGGGTTGTTGCAAGTCAAAGACCAAGTTCCCACCGGGGCCACAGTGGTTTGTGTACTGACCGGCAATGGTTTAAAAGACCCAGATACAGCCATTAAGCACAGTCAAAGTCAATTTAAACAGGGTATTGAGGCTGAATTAGGGGCAGTAGCCAAGGCAATGGGATTTTGA